One Sphingomicrobium marinum genomic window carries:
- the drmB gene encoding DUF1998 domain-containing protein, with the protein MSRNNHLGKVRRGQVLGYGPGAVIDFRAGAKGGGPVSVIAASLDRWEQTAKIAGGLNDPHVLREARLEKVLNKGHFRLPPVDDAGRDAAFPNRWLNGYRFPAWLQCPSCKSLKLAGKWAKEMGDPSRWCARCSSEERRVFAVPSRFVTACENGHIDEFPWVRWLAMRGGQPLACLSGSDADAGDEGFKQCRLRLESVGGSGIEGLRVSCSAEGCGASASMAGAFSSKGLEGHKCSGRRPWLTNDREPCTAPPRTLQRGASNLYFPVTYSTLSIPPWTDAIQHELNAYWGALRELSPDMRETMIASLAATNASMHNMSADEYAAVIRERLKLDEETTLDTLRFEEFIRLERDAEGGDFQVKQEPVPEEAEPYIARIGRVERLREVRALTGFKRIYQNASVDEPGRGRFGDLSLAPLPWLPAIEVRGEGIFVSLKLKAIDAWLADPRVQERAGLVEKARAAEYERIHEEKGVGDPITPTFLLIHSLAHAVIKRLSFECGYDVASLRERIYVGDNPRMAGFLIYTSTSDADGTLGGLERQGRADRFIPVLASAVRDAFWCSSDPLCRTGVSSLSESMNLAACHSCLLLPETCCEEGNRYLDRSMLVGDGVGGVKGFFDSFIRTDG; encoded by the coding sequence GTGAGCCGCAACAATCATCTGGGTAAAGTAAGGCGGGGCCAGGTTCTCGGGTATGGTCCGGGCGCAGTCATCGACTTTCGTGCAGGCGCAAAGGGCGGCGGGCCAGTTTCGGTTATTGCCGCCTCGCTCGACCGCTGGGAGCAGACCGCCAAGATCGCGGGCGGCCTGAACGATCCGCATGTCCTGCGCGAAGCGCGACTGGAGAAGGTCCTCAATAAAGGTCATTTCCGCCTGCCGCCGGTCGACGATGCCGGACGCGATGCGGCGTTCCCGAATCGTTGGCTCAACGGCTACCGGTTTCCGGCTTGGCTACAGTGCCCGAGCTGCAAATCGCTCAAACTTGCGGGCAAATGGGCAAAAGAAATGGGCGACCCGTCGCGCTGGTGCGCTCGCTGCTCGAGCGAAGAGCGGCGGGTCTTTGCAGTGCCCTCGCGCTTCGTGACGGCCTGCGAAAACGGTCATATCGATGAATTCCCATGGGTGCGCTGGCTGGCCATGCGCGGAGGACAGCCGCTAGCCTGCCTGTCGGGCAGTGATGCGGATGCAGGCGACGAGGGTTTCAAACAGTGCCGCCTCCGGCTCGAGAGCGTAGGCGGCTCGGGCATCGAAGGCCTGCGCGTGAGCTGCTCGGCCGAAGGGTGCGGCGCTTCCGCCTCAATGGCGGGCGCGTTTTCCTCCAAGGGCCTTGAAGGCCACAAATGCTCCGGCCGCCGCCCTTGGCTGACCAATGACCGCGAGCCGTGCACCGCACCGCCGCGGACATTGCAGCGCGGGGCCTCCAATCTCTATTTCCCTGTCACCTATTCGACGCTCAGCATCCCACCGTGGACCGATGCGATCCAACATGAGCTCAATGCCTATTGGGGCGCACTGCGCGAATTGAGCCCCGATATGCGTGAGACGATGATCGCCAGCCTGGCTGCGACCAACGCGTCGATGCACAATATGTCCGCCGACGAATATGCGGCGGTGATCCGCGAACGCCTTAAACTGGACGAAGAAACGACGCTTGATACGCTGCGCTTTGAAGAGTTCATCCGGCTCGAGCGCGATGCGGAAGGGGGCGACTTTCAGGTCAAGCAGGAACCAGTGCCCGAGGAAGCGGAGCCCTATATCGCCAGGATAGGCCGGGTCGAGCGCCTCCGCGAAGTGCGTGCCCTCACCGGTTTCAAACGCATTTATCAGAACGCATCGGTCGATGAACCCGGCCGCGGTCGGTTCGGCGACTTGTCGCTTGCCCCGCTGCCGTGGCTTCCCGCGATCGAGGTGCGCGGCGAAGGCATCTTCGTCTCGCTCAAGCTCAAAGCAATTGATGCCTGGCTCGCCGACCCTAGGGTACAAGAGCGCGCAGGTTTGGTCGAAAAGGCCCGCGCCGCGGAGTACGAACGCATTCACGAAGAGAAAGGCGTGGGCGATCCTATCACGCCAACATTCCTCCTCATCCACTCACTCGCCCATGCCGTAATCAAGCGCTTATCCTTCGAATGCGGTTACGATGTCGCATCGCTTCGCGAGCGCATTTATGTCGGCGATAACCCGCGCATGGCGGGGTTTCTCATCTACACCTCGACCAGTGATGCTGACGGGACGCTCGGGGGATTGGAGCGTCAAGGGCGGGCCGATCGTTTTATTCCGGTTCTTGCCTCGGCGGTTCGTGATGCATTCTGGTGCTCATCCGACCCGCTGTGCCGGACCGGCGTTTCGAGCCTTTCGGAGAGCATGAACCTTGCGGCTTGCCACAGCTGCCTTCTGTTGCCCGAAACCTGCTGTGAAGAGGGCAACCGTTATCTCGACCGCTCAATGCTCGTCGGTGACGGAGTTGGCGGCGTGAAGGGCTTTTTCGATTCCTTTATTAGAACGGACGGTTGA
- a CDS encoding HNH endonuclease, producing MARRAAAHDPARTVDQIKHLLDTFLERIDDDDLRAQVRSLIPAFHAVRDLGKSLIPPELASSARERILVYLQRYPLQVIEGDELLVVAGIGEWARRLRELRVQFGWSICSGVTFKDLAEDEPEAVEELKTALGADPLSLRPDQYVLISPEQDREAALRWNVLNTIRKKRLSVKARLLEYMRANVGNAVSIEELRYLAGDKSEWARRMRELRTEDGWPIYTRMQGRSDLPVGTYILEEDKQAPEHDRRIPDDVRVEVLIRDNFACRVCGWTRDHLNLDDPRKFLELHHLKPHADKGENSTENLVTLCNVHHDQVHAGRLTLEL from the coding sequence ATGGCGAGGCGCGCAGCGGCGCATGACCCGGCGCGCACCGTCGATCAGATCAAGCACCTGCTCGACACATTCCTCGAGCGCATCGATGACGACGACCTGCGAGCGCAGGTGCGCAGCCTGATTCCCGCCTTCCACGCCGTGCGCGACCTCGGTAAATCGCTCATCCCGCCGGAACTCGCCTCTTCGGCGCGCGAGCGAATCCTCGTCTATTTGCAGCGCTATCCGCTGCAGGTGATTGAGGGGGACGAACTACTGGTTGTCGCCGGAATCGGCGAATGGGCGCGCCGCCTGCGCGAACTGAGGGTACAGTTCGGCTGGTCTATCTGCAGCGGCGTGACGTTCAAGGATCTGGCCGAAGATGAACCCGAGGCGGTCGAAGAACTCAAGACCGCGCTCGGCGCCGATCCGTTGTCGCTGCGGCCCGACCAATATGTGCTAATCAGTCCGGAGCAGGACCGCGAAGCCGCGTTGCGTTGGAATGTGTTGAACACCATCCGTAAGAAGCGGCTGTCGGTAAAAGCGCGGCTGCTCGAATATATGCGGGCGAATGTCGGCAACGCGGTTTCGATCGAGGAGCTGCGTTACCTCGCGGGCGACAAGAGCGAATGGGCGCGAAGAATGCGCGAGCTGAGGACCGAAGACGGCTGGCCGATCTATACCAGGATGCAGGGCCGGTCGGATCTTCCGGTCGGAACTTATATTCTCGAAGAGGACAAACAGGCGCCCGAGCATGACCGGCGCATCCCGGACGACGTACGAGTCGAAGTCCTGATCCGCGACAACTTCGCCTGCCGGGTCTGCGGATGGACGCGCGACCACCTCAATCTCGACGATCCGCGCAAATTCCTCGAACTTCACCACCTTAAACCGCACGCCGACAAGGGCGAGAACAGCACCGAAAATCTCGTCACGCTGTGCAATGTCCATCACGATCAGGTCCATGCGGGTCGCTTAACGCTGGAACTCTGA
- a CDS encoding NERD domain-containing protein → MPARMIPPMLPPEIRSDPKRSGETVVYDLLAQDPILTGATVFYSCEWVGLDGELLRDGEADFVIAHPKIGFLVLEVKGGRVQRRVADGKWTTKNRNDEVFEIENPVRQAMKSKKVILNALKKRWPGNAPWLSARHGVILPHCSRPANVAHMGAAAPLEIFAFREDLPNLGARLLQMMVWKPEGERETLGGLGPAGIAMLEDFYGRDIDFTPRLSSVIEECEAAIEKLTETQYRYLDFLGTTKLALIQGGAGTGKTVLAAEKARRAARADRRVLMLCFNRPLLVQLRSELEGSTASVATFHEFCARMCLEKGIDLDAERMACEERHFWSVRLPELLTDIGLDIPPEQYDDLIIDEGQDFKSAWVEALGLFLDPEGSLYVFRDDFQNIYSGDDAAAAVQAEPLELTENVRNTQAIFRAGSVFRQGREQTCLGPEGAPVSWVPCTSEKTLRTVEKELGRLLTADDIAPGDVAVLCGCAADMSVLRKAPTLAGRRWTPADEPADDCIIVDSIMRFKGLDRPVVILCEIQETDAEIAYVGLTRAKSHLIVVGDEATVDRLGRAEAAKTALI, encoded by the coding sequence ATGCCTGCGCGGATGATCCCGCCGATGCTCCCGCCCGAGATACGCAGCGATCCGAAGCGAAGCGGCGAAACTGTGGTCTACGATCTGCTCGCGCAAGATCCGATCCTGACCGGTGCCACCGTATTCTACTCCTGTGAGTGGGTGGGGCTGGACGGTGAGCTGCTGCGCGACGGGGAAGCCGACTTCGTTATTGCCCATCCGAAGATCGGTTTTCTCGTGCTCGAAGTCAAAGGCGGCCGTGTGCAGCGGCGCGTGGCCGACGGTAAATGGACAACGAAAAACCGCAACGACGAGGTTTTCGAGATCGAAAACCCTGTGCGTCAGGCGATGAAGTCGAAGAAAGTCATACTTAATGCGCTTAAGAAGCGCTGGCCCGGCAACGCGCCGTGGCTTTCGGCGAGGCACGGGGTGATCCTGCCTCATTGCAGCCGGCCCGCAAATGTTGCGCATATGGGTGCAGCCGCTCCGCTGGAAATCTTCGCGTTTCGGGAAGACCTGCCCAATCTCGGCGCACGCCTGCTCCAAATGATGGTCTGGAAGCCCGAAGGAGAACGGGAGACTTTGGGCGGCCTCGGGCCCGCGGGTATCGCCATGCTCGAGGATTTTTACGGACGCGACATAGACTTCACTCCGCGCCTGTCGTCGGTCATCGAGGAATGCGAGGCGGCAATCGAAAAGCTCACCGAGACGCAGTACCGCTATCTCGATTTCCTCGGCACCACCAAACTTGCGCTGATCCAAGGAGGCGCAGGCACCGGCAAGACTGTGTTAGCGGCAGAGAAAGCGCGACGCGCCGCCCGGGCGGATCGGCGGGTTCTCATGCTGTGCTTCAACCGGCCACTTCTCGTGCAGCTCCGCAGCGAGCTGGAAGGCAGCACAGCGTCAGTCGCGACGTTCCACGAGTTTTGCGCTCGCATGTGCCTTGAGAAGGGCATCGATCTCGACGCGGAGCGCATGGCTTGCGAGGAGCGGCATTTCTGGTCGGTACGCCTGCCCGAACTGCTGACCGACATTGGGCTCGATATCCCGCCGGAGCAATATGATGATCTCATCATCGACGAGGGACAGGATTTCAAGTCGGCCTGGGTCGAAGCGCTCGGCCTATTCCTCGACCCTGAAGGTTCGCTTTACGTCTTCCGCGACGACTTCCAGAATATTTACAGCGGCGATGACGCGGCCGCGGCGGTGCAGGCCGAACCGCTCGAGCTGACCGAGAATGTGCGCAACACCCAGGCGATTTTCCGCGCGGGAAGTGTATTTCGGCAAGGCCGCGAACAGACGTGCCTGGGTCCGGAAGGCGCGCCGGTCAGCTGGGTGCCGTGCACTAGCGAAAAGACTCTTCGAACCGTCGAAAAGGAATTGGGCCGATTGCTAACGGCGGACGACATCGCGCCGGGAGATGTCGCCGTGCTATGCGGCTGCGCCGCCGACATGTCGGTCCTTCGGAAAGCGCCGACCTTGGCAGGGCGGCGCTGGACCCCTGCCGACGAGCCTGCGGACGACTGTATCATCGTTGACAGCATCATGCGGTTCAAAGGTCTTGATCGGCCGGTGGTAATCCTCTGCGAAATCCAGGAGACCGATGCGGAGATCGCCTATGTCGGGCTGACGCGGGCCAAGAGCCATCTCATTGTCGTCGGCGATGAAGCGACTGTAGACCGGCTTGGTCGTGCCGAAGCCGCAAAAACAGCGTTGATTTAG
- a CDS encoding tyrosine-type recombinase/integrase produces the protein MPRLTDRTIRALRAKEKPYKRNDELGLLLVVSPTGRKYWHFRYPRATGQNQLSLGRYPEVSLSEARAERDHMRRQLRDGKDPSLARKEAKLTSGRQRADTFGSIAAAYIEKEEKSGKAAATIKKARYFAANLSTIEKLPICEINPPTLIAALRPLESAAKFEALAKTRSFAARVWDFAIASGLADRNPAQNIRGAFATGTVVHRAAPLDIDLLREVLTKISKYENPTIRVALQLIAQTYVRPGVLRQAEWSEIDLGSRRWRVPAEKMKGRQPFELPLSVRSVELFREIGSITGNGKYVFPSATNNKRPMSENALNSAMRRMDITKEQATAHGFRAVASTHLNEHSHFSPDAIEISLAHKVGSSVRRAYHRGDHWEERVELADWWSRYLADVEAGAHQSRP, from the coding sequence ATGCCGAGACTTACAGATCGAACTATTCGTGCCCTTCGGGCCAAGGAAAAACCGTATAAGCGCAATGACGAGCTAGGGTTGTTGCTCGTTGTCTCCCCGACGGGCCGGAAATACTGGCACTTTCGATATCCGCGGGCCACCGGCCAAAATCAGCTGTCTCTCGGTAGATATCCTGAGGTCTCGTTATCCGAGGCGAGAGCGGAGCGGGACCACATGCGGCGCCAGCTCCGTGATGGAAAGGACCCAAGTCTGGCGCGGAAAGAGGCGAAGCTGACGTCAGGTCGGCAACGCGCTGATACGTTTGGATCGATTGCCGCTGCGTATATCGAAAAGGAGGAGAAAAGCGGGAAAGCTGCGGCGACGATTAAAAAGGCGCGGTATTTTGCGGCCAACCTCTCAACAATCGAAAAGCTGCCAATTTGCGAAATTAATCCTCCCACACTTATTGCCGCTCTCCGACCGCTTGAAAGTGCCGCCAAATTCGAAGCGTTGGCAAAAACTCGGTCATTCGCAGCGCGGGTTTGGGACTTCGCCATCGCTTCGGGACTTGCAGATCGCAATCCGGCCCAGAACATTCGCGGTGCATTTGCGACGGGCACCGTCGTGCATCGGGCCGCGCCCTTGGATATCGACCTTCTGAGGGAGGTCCTCACTAAGATTTCCAAGTATGAAAATCCGACGATCCGGGTTGCGTTGCAACTGATTGCACAAACTTATGTTCGGCCAGGCGTACTCCGGCAGGCGGAATGGAGCGAAATTGATTTAGGGTCGCGGCGATGGCGGGTTCCCGCAGAGAAGATGAAGGGTCGCCAACCGTTTGAATTGCCCCTGTCGGTGCGCAGCGTTGAATTATTTCGTGAAATCGGATCGATCACCGGCAACGGAAAGTATGTCTTTCCATCGGCAACGAACAATAAGCGGCCCATGTCGGAGAACGCTTTAAACAGTGCGATGCGGCGGATGGATATCACGAAGGAGCAAGCCACAGCGCATGGCTTTCGCGCTGTAGCGTCAACCCACCTCAACGAGCATAGCCACTTTAGCCCTGATGCGATCGAGATCTCATTGGCGCACAAGGTCGGCAGTAGCGTGCGCCGGGCGTATCATCGAGGCGACCATTGGGAAGAGCGCGTCGAGCTGGCGGATTGGTGGAGCCGGTACCTTGCGGACGTTGAGGCGGGCGCTCACCAATCGCGCCCGTAG
- a CDS encoding very short patch repair endonuclease, translating to MDHLDPERRSENMRRVRGKDTRPELTVRRALHVLGRRFRLHRKDLPGKPDIVLAKDRLAIFVHGCFWHRHEGCPRASMPSTRREFWESKFARTVERDAEQTAALRAAGWRPEVIWECETRDAERLGERLRDMLERNNPE from the coding sequence GTGGACCATCTCGATCCGGAGCGGCGGAGCGAGAACATGCGCCGCGTCAGAGGCAAGGACACTCGGCCGGAACTGACGGTAAGGCGCGCGCTGCACGTGCTCGGAAGGCGTTTTCGCCTGCACCGCAAGGACCTGCCGGGCAAACCCGACATAGTGCTCGCCAAGGACCGCCTTGCGATCTTCGTGCACGGCTGCTTCTGGCACCGTCACGAAGGCTGTCCTCGCGCATCCATGCCCTCCACCCGCAGGGAATTCTGGGAATCGAAGTTTGCACGTACCGTTGAACGCGATGCCGAGCAGACCGCAGCTCTGCGCGCGGCCGGGTGGCGGCCCGAGGTGATCTGGGAATGCGAAACGCGAGATGCTGAGAGGCTCGGCGAGCGCCTGCGCGACATGCTTGAGCGAAACAATCCGGAATAA
- a CDS encoding helix-turn-helix domain-containing protein, with protein MTEYVSIKQVCERYSVSRSTVYRWRDRGHIAFTKFGNTVRISVAEVEDWVASLPESGGNI; from the coding sequence GTGACTGAGTATGTTTCAATCAAGCAGGTGTGCGAGCGCTACAGCGTCAGCCGATCGACCGTGTATCGATGGCGCGACCGCGGCCACATCGCCTTCACAAAGTTTGGAAACACAGTGCGGATCTCGGTCGCCGAGGTCGAGGACTGGGTCGCTTCACTTCCGGAATCCGGAGGCAATATCTGA
- a CDS encoding DNA cytosine methyltransferase, which translates to MAWKVIDLFSGAGGMSLGFVDPRFCGGFETILAVDNDEAAIATHKANFSGDAVCANIETWLLEADVPQADVVIGGPPCQGFSLLNKKRDGDARRALWEPFLDVAERSGARVFIMENVAELFRSPELDDIRARAKADGFLTEAAILNAADYGAPQTRRRTIVVGWKPGAWQPQFPPLCSHAEPGGDSNLPDWLTVRDAIGDLPRPRRTEIKGEAPLDLHIRRNPTEKSIARYKAVPPGGNRFDLQRNAPEITPNCWIKKTSGGTDLFGRLWWDRPSVTIRTEFYKPEKGRYLHPTQHRPITHREAARLMGFPDDFKFRGSKVEIARQIGNAVPPALAGSIARMVADLLAPMAKSA; encoded by the coding sequence ATGGCGTGGAAAGTTATCGACTTGTTCAGCGGTGCGGGCGGTATGTCGCTCGGTTTCGTTGATCCGCGCTTTTGCGGAGGCTTCGAAACCATTCTCGCCGTTGACAATGACGAGGCAGCGATCGCCACACATAAGGCCAATTTCAGCGGCGACGCTGTATGTGCCAACATCGAGACCTGGCTCCTCGAGGCAGACGTTCCGCAAGCCGACGTCGTAATTGGCGGACCGCCCTGTCAAGGTTTCAGCTTGCTCAACAAGAAGCGCGACGGCGATGCCCGTCGCGCGTTGTGGGAACCCTTCCTCGATGTCGCTGAGCGCTCCGGCGCACGCGTATTCATAATGGAAAACGTTGCCGAGCTGTTCCGATCCCCCGAGCTCGACGACATCCGCGCACGGGCAAAGGCCGACGGTTTCCTGACCGAAGCCGCCATCCTCAACGCGGCGGATTACGGAGCGCCGCAGACCCGCCGGCGGACGATCGTCGTCGGATGGAAGCCCGGCGCCTGGCAACCGCAGTTTCCACCGCTTTGCTCGCACGCCGAACCGGGCGGCGACAGCAACCTGCCCGATTGGCTGACCGTGCGCGACGCGATCGGCGACCTGCCGCGACCGCGTCGAACTGAAATAAAGGGCGAAGCTCCCCTCGATTTGCATATCCGGCGCAATCCCACAGAGAAAAGCATCGCCCGTTACAAGGCCGTTCCGCCGGGCGGCAACCGTTTCGACCTGCAGCGCAACGCGCCCGAAATCACGCCGAACTGCTGGATCAAGAAGACCTCGGGCGGCACCGATCTGTTCGGCCGGCTGTGGTGGGACAGACCTTCGGTCACGATCCGCACCGAGTTCTACAAGCCCGAAAAGGGCCGCTACCTGCATCCGACGCAGCATCGCCCTATCACCCACAGGGAGGCGGCACGGCTGATGGGCTTCCCCGACGATTTCAAATTCCGCGGCAGCAAGGTTGAAATCGCGCGCCAGATCGGCAACGCCGTTCCGCCCGCGCTGGCGGGGTCGATCGCGCGGATGGTTGCGGATCTTCTGGCGCCGATGGCCAAGTCCGCCTAA
- a CDS encoding helicase-related protein: MSGAAEARAHLLSRFKTDLIGPGSEAEVLNERPSARYLTAILYPQQSEITEEEDESIAVENGDGEAENEERDAVSLLRTFKPATCGLSFSVAVADEDALLVLDLSYARYSAKEHVEEDGKGKGRPRLEWVRTGHRLLDVAVSLAEGSDDVELADGLLMYRRVRRDGAHATVTIQFVNAHRELPRGSASEDEPADPLIIQGLVASEEASFFQFAADFRCSDGCRFVPRRTSFRGNDEDERVADLIYRDCAEYAVGHTASASWSPETAPDKVSLTWMPEAVVHGMDASGDALLRDRIATTSLGRLHGLELALAEDPALFEALDALAQGYENWIDARDAEVPELPSALQQQARDNLARCRKAAGRIRDGIAFLRKDSKGLTAFRLANRAMYIQAAWAAKHPQAAADTDPNEFKFEWRPFQLAFALMCLPSAADRGHDDRGIFDLIWFPTGGGKTEAYLLLSAFVLFHRRFAHGARGAGVNIIMRYTLRTLTVQQFQRAAALILACETLRLTGSDDLGAKRFSIGLWVGGDSTPNRFADAAEALHDYDAKSTPRQLTKCPVCASELEWSSDKPRRRIECRCPSESCRSARPEGAIPVMTVDDDLYAEPPSLLIGTVDKFAQIVRKAESGALFGTNGAVEAPDLIIQDELHLIGGPLGSLTGLYEAAIDRLCSTPKGPPKIVGSTATIRRADEQVRAVFNRSAFQFPPPALDWSNSCFARVRDDDGRLYVGLTTAGRSEKFALQAASASLLQAEIDPAAHGNSDFDAYATLVAYFNSLKVLGGALVLMEDDVRITIDALASRRGEKARELGNPEELTSRKASSEIPLILDRLNLKHSDPEAVDVLLASNMLSVGVDIPRLGLMLVNGQPKFMAEYIQATSRVGRREPGLVVTLFNNNKIRDRAHFETFASRHAALYRSVEPSSVTPFAPRARDKALHAPLVALVRHLINPTGAAAAVADRAQVMQLVEEIIDRVQDVDPGEVAQARTELTRFVDAWIEAVGDGRIKSYWDDRRLQTSLLMSAEEAAARRATGKADAAAVPTPNSVRNVEPGVDFLMKERV; this comes from the coding sequence ATGAGCGGAGCGGCTGAGGCACGCGCGCACCTTCTGTCGCGCTTCAAGACTGACCTGATCGGACCGGGTTCCGAGGCTGAAGTCCTAAACGAAAGGCCCTCGGCCCGCTATCTCACCGCGATCCTCTATCCGCAGCAGTCGGAAATCACCGAAGAGGAAGATGAAAGCATCGCTGTGGAGAATGGCGACGGCGAAGCGGAGAATGAGGAACGCGACGCGGTTTCACTGCTGCGCACGTTCAAGCCTGCCACCTGCGGCCTGTCGTTTTCCGTCGCGGTCGCGGACGAAGACGCGTTGCTGGTGCTTGATCTTTCCTACGCGCGCTACAGCGCAAAAGAACATGTCGAGGAAGACGGCAAAGGCAAGGGAAGGCCGCGGCTCGAATGGGTGCGGACCGGACACAGACTGCTCGACGTTGCGGTTTCGCTGGCTGAAGGCAGCGACGATGTCGAACTCGCCGACGGCCTGCTCATGTACCGAAGAGTGCGGCGCGACGGGGCGCATGCGACCGTCACGATCCAATTCGTCAACGCTCATCGCGAATTACCGCGCGGCTCCGCATCCGAGGACGAACCGGCCGATCCGCTGATCATCCAGGGGCTGGTGGCGAGCGAAGAAGCGTCGTTTTTCCAGTTCGCCGCAGATTTCCGCTGCTCGGACGGCTGTCGGTTCGTGCCGCGCCGCACCTCGTTTCGCGGCAACGACGAGGATGAACGCGTCGCCGACCTGATCTACCGCGATTGCGCCGAATATGCTGTCGGCCATACCGCGTCGGCATCCTGGTCGCCTGAAACCGCCCCGGATAAGGTCTCGCTGACATGGATGCCGGAAGCCGTCGTGCATGGAATGGACGCTTCGGGCGATGCCCTGCTGCGCGACCGGATCGCGACCACTTCCCTCGGCCGGCTACACGGCCTCGAGCTTGCTCTTGCCGAGGATCCGGCGCTGTTTGAAGCGCTCGATGCTCTTGCGCAAGGGTACGAAAACTGGATCGATGCGCGCGATGCTGAGGTTCCGGAGCTGCCATCGGCTTTGCAGCAGCAGGCGCGCGATAACCTTGCGAGGTGCCGGAAAGCGGCCGGAAGAATAAGGGATGGTATCGCCTTCCTGCGCAAGGACAGCAAAGGATTGACGGCGTTTCGTCTTGCCAACCGCGCGATGTATATTCAGGCCGCATGGGCGGCTAAGCATCCGCAGGCGGCTGCGGATACAGACCCGAACGAGTTCAAATTCGAGTGGCGGCCGTTCCAGCTGGCCTTTGCGCTGATGTGCCTGCCTTCCGCCGCTGATCGCGGACACGACGATCGCGGTATTTTCGACCTGATCTGGTTTCCAACCGGCGGCGGCAAGACCGAGGCCTATCTTCTGCTGTCCGCCTTCGTCCTGTTCCATCGCCGCTTCGCCCACGGCGCGCGGGGAGCCGGGGTCAATATCATCATGCGGTACACGCTGCGCACGCTGACGGTGCAGCAGTTTCAACGTGCAGCGGCTTTGATACTCGCCTGCGAGACCCTGCGCTTGACCGGCAGCGATGATTTGGGTGCCAAGCGGTTCTCGATCGGACTGTGGGTCGGCGGCGACAGCACACCGAACCGCTTTGCCGATGCCGCCGAAGCGCTGCATGACTACGACGCGAAATCGACGCCGCGGCAACTGACGAAATGTCCCGTCTGCGCGAGCGAACTCGAATGGAGCAGCGACAAGCCGCGCCGGCGCATCGAATGCCGATGCCCTTCGGAAAGTTGCCGCTCCGCGCGGCCCGAAGGCGCGATCCCGGTAATGACCGTAGACGATGATCTTTATGCCGAACCGCCTTCGTTGCTCATCGGCACGGTCGACAAGTTCGCACAGATCGTGCGCAAGGCGGAGAGCGGCGCGCTGTTCGGAACGAACGGGGCGGTCGAGGCGCCGGATCTGATCATCCAAGACGAGCTACATCTAATCGGAGGGCCGCTGGGTTCGCTGACCGGTTTATATGAAGCTGCAATCGACCGGCTTTGCAGCACACCCAAGGGGCCGCCGAAGATCGTCGGATCGACAGCGACAATCCGTCGGGCCGACGAACAAGTGCGTGCGGTTTTCAACCGCAGCGCGTTCCAGTTCCCGCCGCCCGCGCTCGATTGGTCGAATTCCTGCTTTGCCAGGGTGCGCGACGACGACGGGCGTCTCTACGTCGGATTGACGACGGCTGGACGGTCGGAGAAGTTTGCCCTGCAGGCGGCGTCGGCGTCGCTGCTGCAGGCCGAAATCGACCCCGCGGCGCACGGCAATTCTGACTTCGACGCCTACGCGACTTTGGTCGCCTATTTCAATTCCTTGAAAGTGCTCGGCGGTGCGCTGGTGCTGATGGAAGACGACGTTCGCATCACGATAGACGCGCTGGCATCGCGCAGAGGCGAGAAGGCGCGCGAACTCGGCAATCCTGAAGAGCTGACGAGCCGCAAAGCGTCGTCGGAAATCCCGCTCATTCTCGACCGCCTGAATCTCAAACATTCGGATCCTGAAGCGGTCGATGTATTGCTCGCCAGCAACATGCTCAGCGTCGGCGTCGATATTCCGCGCCTCGGGCTCATGCTCGTGAACGGTCAACCTAAATTCATGGCCGAATATATCCAGGCCACGAGCCGCGTCGGGCGCCGCGAGCCTGGTCTGGTGGTGACCCTCTTCAACAACAACAAGATCCGCGATCGCGCGCATTTCGAGACATTCGCATCGCGTCATGCCGCGCTCTACCGCTCGGTCGAGCCTTCAAGCGTAACGCCGTTTGCGCCGCGCGCACGCGACAAGGCCCTGCATGCTCCGCTTGTCGCATTGGTCCGGCACCTTATCAATCCGACCGGCGCTGCCGCCGCGGTCGCCGACCGTGCACAGGTTATGCAGTTGGTCGAGGAGATCATCGACCGAGTCCAAGACGTGGATCCAGGCGAGGTGGCGCAAGCGCGGACCGAGCTCACGCGCTTTGTCGATGCCTGGATCGAGGCGGTCGGCGACGGCCGGATCAAGAGTTATTGGGATGACCGCAGGCTGCAAACCAGCTTGCTCATGTCCGCCGAAGAGGCGGCTGCCCGGCGAGCGACAGGCAAGGCCGATGCGGCTGCCGTGCCTACGCCCAACAGCGTGCGCAATGTCGAGCCCGGGGTGGATTTCCTTATGAAGGAGCGTGTGTGA